The following coding sequences lie in one Palaeococcus ferrophilus DSM 13482 genomic window:
- a CDS encoding ABC transporter permease — MKTQMKWELEDPYNLIVFMFGFVMLGITFFSGLTSNDVTFMVSGPDEIIVSEAAKTLGLTLPRLGTEEYTIFALTGALLVSLMMRYDRDTRVAKSVYSLPVRNYSVVLSKALSAMVLLFLASLLPAFLAFIYIHGDVSSLIGKTLFDEGFLAGYLIYWAMMVLYVVSVSALVAMLSPNTFASLLGSITILYAPLVLKLRSLPPAVIDDAFFKAYTTQFYPADRVAAFIDGSFYMGILLPAVMLGAALILSEWRDVS, encoded by the coding sequence ATGAAAACTCAGATGAAATGGGAGCTTGAGGACCCCTACAACCTCATAGTCTTCATGTTTGGTTTCGTTATGCTGGGCATCACTTTCTTTTCCGGCCTGACCAGCAACGACGTTACATTCATGGTAAGCGGGCCGGATGAGATTATAGTTTCAGAGGCGGCCAAGACCCTGGGCCTCACGCTTCCGAGGCTTGGAACCGAAGAGTACACAATATTCGCCCTTACCGGGGCCCTGCTGGTTTCTTTGATGATGAGATACGACAGGGACACGAGAGTCGCCAAAAGCGTCTATAGCCTGCCGGTCAGGAACTATTCCGTGGTGCTCTCAAAGGCATTATCTGCCATGGTGCTGCTCTTCCTCGCCTCTCTCCTTCCCGCGTTCCTGGCGTTCATCTACATTCACGGGGACGTTTCAAGCCTAATCGGGAAGACACTCTTCGACGAGGGCTTCCTGGCGGGTTACCTAATCTACTGGGCGATGATGGTGCTCTACGTGGTCTCGGTGTCGGCCCTTGTGGCAATGCTCTCCCCCAATACGTTCGCCTCCCTCCTGGGAAGCATCACCATCCTCTACGCCCCCCTCGTGCTCAAACTGAGGAGCCTCCCACCGGCGGTGATCGACGACGCGTTCTTCAAGGCCTACACAACCCAGTTTTACCCCGCGGATAGGGTAGCGGCGTTCATTGACGGCTCCTTCTATATGGGGATCCTCCTTCCAGCGGTGATGCTGGGGGCGGCCCTTATACTGAGCGAATGGAGGGATGTCTCATGA